In Asanoa sp. WMMD1127, one genomic interval encodes:
- a CDS encoding cytochrome ubiquinol oxidase subunit I — protein sequence MTEILAQDYLLEARQMQALSFVVHIPLVCFGIAFPAFVLFVEWRYLRTGDELYRTLARRWSKVLVALFAAGVVTGTILSFELGLLWPNFTATFGEVFGLGFAIEGFSFFTEAIFIGIYVYGWDRLSPRAHFLSGLPIAAAGVVGSFMVIAVNGWMNHPKGFTYENGQVVESNAAKALFANSYFWHEFVHMYVAGFIVAGFLVAAVYAVYALRGRWGRYERTAFAVPMTAAAVASPVQLLVGDWAAREVAKNQPVKLAAMEGLGQTTKGAALHIAGWYQNGEVVWGLGIPKLLSLLAFHDINATVQGLDTVPVEDQPPVNVVRYAFQTMVGAGTVMALVAVLFLYIRWRKSRLPGSPWFYRAVVLCGPLSVIALLAGWITTEVGRQPWVVYNVMRTEEAVTGASGIPVGYGALAAVYLGLVIAVGWVLVRLARSPMPSPPEDTHAVHPLSRAE from the coding sequence ATGACCGAGATCCTGGCGCAGGACTACCTGCTCGAAGCGCGTCAGATGCAGGCACTCTCCTTCGTGGTGCACATCCCGCTGGTCTGCTTCGGCATCGCGTTCCCGGCGTTCGTGCTGTTCGTCGAGTGGCGCTACCTGCGCACCGGCGACGAGCTCTATCGCACGCTGGCCCGCCGCTGGTCCAAGGTGCTGGTCGCGCTCTTCGCGGCGGGCGTGGTCACCGGCACCATCCTCAGCTTCGAGCTCGGCCTGCTCTGGCCCAACTTCACCGCCACCTTCGGCGAGGTGTTCGGCCTCGGCTTCGCGATCGAAGGGTTCTCTTTCTTCACCGAGGCGATCTTCATCGGCATCTACGTGTACGGCTGGGACCGGCTCTCGCCCCGCGCCCACTTCCTGTCCGGCCTGCCGATCGCGGCCGCGGGCGTGGTCGGCTCGTTCATGGTGATCGCCGTCAACGGCTGGATGAACCACCCGAAGGGCTTCACCTACGAGAACGGCCAGGTCGTCGAGTCCAACGCCGCGAAGGCGCTGTTCGCCAACTCGTACTTCTGGCACGAGTTCGTCCACATGTACGTCGCGGGCTTCATCGTCGCCGGCTTCCTGGTCGCCGCCGTGTACGCGGTCTATGCGCTGCGCGGCCGGTGGGGCCGCTACGAGCGGACGGCGTTCGCGGTGCCGATGACGGCCGCCGCGGTCGCCTCGCCCGTGCAGCTCCTGGTCGGCGACTGGGCCGCCCGGGAGGTGGCGAAGAACCAGCCGGTCAAGCTGGCCGCGATGGAGGGCCTCGGCCAGACCACGAAGGGCGCGGCGCTGCACATCGCCGGCTGGTACCAGAACGGCGAGGTGGTCTGGGGCCTCGGCATCCCCAAGCTGCTCTCGTTGCTGGCCTTCCACGACATCAACGCGACCGTGCAGGGGCTCGACACCGTGCCCGTCGAGGACCAACCGCCGGTCAACGTCGTGCGGTACGCGTTCCAGACCATGGTCGGCGCCGGGACCGTGATGGCCCTGGTGGCGGTGCTCTTCCTCTACATCCGCTGGCGGAAGAGCCGCCTGCCGGGCAGCCCGTGGTTCTACCGCGCGGTCGTGCTCTGCGGGCCGCTGTCCGTGATCGCGCTGCTGGCCGGCTGGATCACCACCGAGGTGGGGCGGCAGCCCTGGGTCGTCTACAACGTCATGCGCACCGAGGAGGCGGTCACCGGCGCGTCCGGCATCCCGGTGGGCTACGGCGCGCTCGCGGCCGTCTATCTCGGGCTGGTGATCGCGGTCGGCTGGGTGCTGGTGCGGCTGGCCCGCTCGCCGATGCCGTCGCCGCCGGAGGACACCCACGCCGTCCATCCGCTGAGCCGCGCCGAGTGA
- a CDS encoding ABC transporter ATP-binding protein: MPLLRDLWSTAPLRTSVVAVLVLVNAVGMALSAALAGPVLVDHSMVAFVALAVALTAAVLSDTATGLLMARVSADWTADVRRRLCRAAIGQDIPRLESTPVGELLDRIDGDVYQIGSDLRGSGIRVVQSVAIGLVSVATALVVWWPAGLGMLVLAAILVVWLAKPTRRIAPARMAEEEAWSDLAAVMEESIHGQDDVRTTLARPYVLRLFAARSREVLRLARIVWQLTAKVTTMAVGVMRVGVALAVVGGVWALSTGRIDGARLTAIWLLIIGFAGVVEHMSRMVPELQNALGAWGRVLLLKASPQEPVGGTPPPDADIAVRGLTFRYPASEATGRPAALRDVDLSFVRGRSYAVVGRTGSGKSTLAKVLTRSVDVPRGTVRLGDTDLVDIDLDGLRRWVAIVPQRTEILAGTLAENVALFDPELIDGAGAALDELGLTSWVAELPDGLATKLGEGGHKLSAGQEQLVAFARILVRDPHVVILDEATARLDPVTEERVQHATARLLRDRIGIVIAHRLSSVRRCDEVIVLADGEVVEAGPLRESARFAALMARSRAGAPATAGGLALAERPAGDDDLELAEDGEPEAEERPGAAVTVPPKADPPPVVEAARPGTLREILRLMTNDPRFGIAGLAVFCGMTLLGLDGSVLPYLWATLVDGSGSLLWPTIGIIAGLLVYLPMPYVTSIWYPEWWVRQMLRISLRLLHGQTGPRRVSKHTPAEVVAQAGDTERVVLLADHLVDQTLCLFLLVSMTVVSQSFVPAGFFLATVLVSGLVATAFGGSLERLARSTVAARAAFATALVSSLSAARTVKLAGASEPVLAHLARLDQIRSDKQRREIATQVLARSTPSMVSGLLPIGAWALYLNGGLSAGATLVAVATLGAARWFAWTTASLVAQLPSARVWTRRTASMAGRPDYSAEVPGVDISLGIAPAPTAPPRTPLRRLELRGFTAVHEDGTLGVRDVDLSIRRGQLVLVVGPVGAGKSSLLRAMAGIVHHTGELRWNEESVTEPELFLRPNQVGYVGQLPRVLSGTVADNIQLGHQVDAENAVTIAQLSHDLSAAGGGLGLLIGHKGTRLSGGQLQRLALARALAPRTELLIADDVSSALDVTTELDLWRALRATGVTVIGSTSKQAALAQADHVIVLVEGTVAASGTWSELVPRWGHLAG, translated from the coding sequence ATGCCTCTGCTTCGCGACCTCTGGTCGACCGCACCGCTACGCACCTCCGTCGTAGCGGTCCTCGTGCTCGTCAACGCCGTCGGGATGGCGCTCTCCGCGGCCCTCGCCGGGCCGGTCCTGGTCGACCACTCGATGGTGGCGTTCGTGGCGTTGGCGGTCGCGCTGACCGCCGCCGTCCTCAGCGACACGGCCACGGGGCTGCTGATGGCCCGGGTCAGCGCCGACTGGACGGCCGACGTCCGGCGGCGGCTCTGCCGGGCGGCGATCGGGCAGGACATCCCGCGGCTCGAGTCCACCCCGGTCGGCGAGCTGCTCGACCGGATCGACGGCGACGTCTACCAGATCGGCAGCGACCTGCGCGGCAGCGGCATCCGCGTGGTCCAGTCGGTGGCCATCGGCCTCGTCTCGGTCGCCACGGCCCTGGTCGTCTGGTGGCCGGCCGGCCTCGGCATGCTGGTGCTCGCCGCGATCCTCGTGGTGTGGCTGGCCAAACCCACCCGGCGGATCGCACCCGCCCGGATGGCCGAGGAAGAGGCCTGGTCCGATCTCGCCGCGGTGATGGAGGAGTCCATCCACGGGCAGGACGACGTGCGCACGACCCTGGCCCGGCCCTACGTGCTGCGCCTGTTCGCCGCCCGCTCGCGCGAGGTGCTCCGGCTCGCCCGGATCGTCTGGCAGCTCACCGCCAAGGTGACGACGATGGCGGTCGGCGTCATGCGGGTCGGCGTGGCGCTGGCCGTGGTCGGCGGCGTCTGGGCGTTGTCGACCGGGCGGATCGACGGCGCCCGGCTGACCGCGATCTGGCTGCTCATCATCGGGTTCGCCGGCGTGGTCGAGCACATGAGCCGGATGGTCCCCGAGCTGCAGAACGCGCTCGGGGCCTGGGGCCGCGTGCTGCTGCTGAAGGCCTCGCCCCAGGAGCCGGTGGGCGGCACGCCGCCGCCTGACGCCGACATCGCCGTGCGCGGGCTGACCTTCCGCTACCCGGCGAGCGAGGCGACCGGGCGCCCGGCCGCCCTGCGCGACGTCGACCTGTCGTTCGTCCGCGGCCGGTCCTACGCGGTGGTCGGTCGCACCGGCTCGGGCAAGTCGACGCTGGCCAAGGTGCTCACCCGCTCGGTCGACGTGCCGCGCGGCACCGTCCGGCTCGGCGACACCGACCTGGTCGACATCGACCTCGACGGGCTGCGCCGGTGGGTCGCGATCGTCCCGCAACGCACCGAGATCCTCGCCGGCACGCTCGCCGAGAACGTGGCGCTCTTCGACCCTGAGCTGATCGACGGGGCCGGCGCCGCGCTCGACGAGCTCGGCCTGACCTCGTGGGTCGCCGAGCTCCCCGACGGGTTGGCGACCAAGCTCGGCGAGGGCGGCCACAAGCTCTCCGCCGGCCAGGAGCAGCTCGTCGCGTTCGCCCGCATCCTGGTCCGCGACCCACACGTCGTGATCCTCGACGAGGCCACCGCGCGGCTCGACCCGGTCACCGAGGAACGCGTCCAGCACGCCACCGCACGCCTGCTCCGCGACCGCATCGGCATCGTGATCGCGCACCGGCTCTCCTCGGTGCGCCGGTGCGACGAGGTGATCGTGCTGGCCGACGGCGAGGTGGTCGAGGCGGGCCCGCTACGCGAGTCCGCGCGGTTCGCGGCGCTGATGGCGCGCAGCCGCGCGGGCGCGCCGGCGACGGCCGGCGGGCTCGCCCTGGCCGAGCGGCCCGCCGGCGACGACGACCTCGAACTGGCCGAGGACGGCGAGCCGGAGGCCGAGGAGCGGCCGGGCGCCGCCGTGACCGTGCCGCCCAAGGCCGACCCGCCGCCGGTGGTCGAGGCGGCCCGGCCCGGCACGCTGCGCGAGATCCTGCGGCTGATGACCAACGACCCGCGATTCGGGATCGCGGGCCTGGCCGTCTTCTGCGGCATGACGCTGCTCGGCCTCGACGGTTCGGTCCTGCCCTACCTCTGGGCCACGCTCGTCGACGGCAGCGGCAGCCTGCTGTGGCCGACCATCGGCATCATCGCGGGCCTGCTGGTCTACCTGCCGATGCCCTACGTGACGTCCATCTGGTACCCGGAGTGGTGGGTCCGCCAGATGCTGCGGATCAGCCTGCGGCTGCTGCACGGCCAGACCGGGCCCCGGCGGGTCAGCAAGCACACCCCGGCCGAGGTGGTCGCCCAGGCCGGCGACACCGAACGCGTCGTGCTGCTCGCCGACCACCTGGTCGACCAGACCCTCTGCCTGTTCCTGCTGGTCTCGATGACGGTCGTCTCGCAGTCGTTCGTCCCGGCCGGCTTCTTCCTGGCCACCGTGCTGGTCTCCGGCCTGGTGGCGACCGCGTTCGGCGGCTCGCTGGAACGGCTGGCCCGCAGCACCGTCGCGGCCCGCGCGGCGTTCGCCACCGCGCTGGTCTCCTCGCTCTCCGCCGCCCGCACCGTCAAGCTGGCCGGCGCGAGCGAGCCGGTGCTGGCCCACCTGGCCCGCCTCGACCAGATCCGCAGCGACAAGCAGCGGCGCGAGATCGCCACCCAGGTCCTGGCCCGGTCGACCCCGTCGATGGTCAGCGGCCTGCTGCCGATCGGCGCCTGGGCGCTCTACCTCAACGGCGGGTTGTCCGCGGGCGCCACCCTGGTCGCGGTGGCCACGCTCGGTGCCGCGCGCTGGTTCGCGTGGACCACCGCCTCGCTGGTCGCCCAGCTCCCGTCGGCCCGGGTCTGGACCCGGCGCACGGCGTCGATGGCCGGCCGGCCCGACTACTCGGCCGAGGTGCCGGGCGTCGACATCTCGCTCGGCATCGCGCCGGCGCCCACCGCCCCGCCGCGTACGCCGCTGCGCCGGCTGGAGCTGCGCGGGTTCACCGCCGTGCACGAGGACGGCACGCTCGGCGTACGCGACGTCGACCTGTCGATCCGCCGCGGTCAGCTCGTGCTGGTGGTCGGCCCGGTCGGCGCCGGCAAGTCGTCGCTGCTGCGGGCCATGGCGGGCATCGTCCACCACACGGGCGAGCTGCGCTGGAACGAGGAGTCGGTGACCGAGCCGGAGCTGTTCCTGCGGCCCAACCAGGTCGGCTACGTCGGCCAACTGCCACGGGTGCTGTCCGGCACCGTCGCCGACAACATCCAGCTCGGCCACCAGGTCGACGCGGAAAATGCGGTGACGATCGCCCAGCTGTCCCACGACCTGTCCGCGGCCGGCGGCGGGCTGGGCCTGCTGATCGGCCACAAGGGCACGCGGCTGTCCGGCGGCCAGCTGCAGCGGCTGGCGCTGGCCCGGGCACTGGCGCCGCGCACCGAGCTGCTGATCGCCGACGACGTCTCCTCGGCGCTCGACGTGACCACCGAGCTCGACCTGTGGCGGGCGCTGCGCGCCACGGGCGTCACCGTGATCGGCTCGACGTCGAAGCAGGCCGCGCTGGCCCAGGCCGACCACGTGATCGTCCTCGTCGAGGGCACGGTGGCCGCCAGTGGCACGTGGTCGGAGCTGGTGCCGCGTTGGGGACACCTCGCCGGTTGA
- a CDS encoding MFS transporter permease, which yields MRAWLFEAAPRGRVAALRTLTYLFIVFDLLLYSSWVRTRGDVPTELYQPLWIGRTLHLPEPDATLVAVVFWALLVLAPLAATGRFPRLLGWLVCGLYLEWLVIAMSYGKVDHDRFAFVIALAVLPTVGRARHGDRTPSEAAGWALRMIQIAVVATYFLAAWAKIRFGGLGWMTGSVLARAFIRRGSELADLIAAVPYLMIAAQIGMVTFEALSPLVFALRGRYRYAAIAFFYSFHVLSFATISISFAPHLVAMTSFLPLERVRPLVWLRRLTTRRREVDTLDPVPAEAGGG from the coding sequence ATGAGGGCCTGGCTGTTCGAGGCGGCGCCGCGCGGCCGGGTCGCGGCCCTGCGCACGCTGACCTACCTGTTCATCGTCTTCGACCTGCTGCTCTACAGCTCCTGGGTACGCACCCGGGGCGACGTGCCGACCGAGCTCTACCAGCCACTGTGGATCGGCCGCACGCTGCACCTGCCGGAGCCCGACGCGACGCTGGTCGCGGTCGTCTTCTGGGCGCTGCTGGTGCTCGCGCCGCTGGCCGCGACCGGTCGCTTCCCGCGGTTGCTGGGCTGGCTGGTGTGCGGCCTCTACCTCGAGTGGCTGGTCATCGCGATGAGCTACGGCAAGGTCGACCACGACCGGTTCGCCTTCGTGATCGCGCTGGCCGTGCTGCCCACCGTCGGCCGCGCCCGACACGGCGACCGCACCCCCAGCGAGGCGGCCGGCTGGGCACTCCGCATGATCCAGATCGCCGTCGTCGCCACGTACTTCCTGGCGGCCTGGGCGAAGATCCGCTTCGGCGGGCTCGGCTGGATGACCGGCTCGGTCCTGGCCCGCGCCTTCATCCGCCGCGGCTCGGAGCTCGCCGACCTCATCGCCGCGGTGCCGTACCTGATGATCGCGGCCCAGATCGGCATGGTCACCTTCGAAGCGCTCAGCCCGCTGGTCTTCGCCCTACGCGGCCGCTACCGCTACGCCGCGATCGCGTTCTTCTACTCCTTCCACGTGCTGTCGTTCGCCACCATCTCCATCTCGTTCGCGCCGCACCTGGTCGCCATGACCTCGTTCCTGCCGCTGGAACGTGTCCGCCCCCTCGTTTGGCTACGCCGTCTGACAACCCGCCGCCGCGAGGTCGATACGCTTGATCCTGTTCCAGCCGAAGCGGGCGGAGGTTAG
- a CDS encoding DCC1-like thiol-disulfide oxidoreductase family protein — MTDTFVYDGDCAFCTMCARFLERWIPTKAVVIPWQFADLTTLRLTRAECVEAVQWSPAEGPTAAGPVAIARLLGTSTAPWRLAGRVLGLRPVTAVAWPLYRWVARNRHRLPGGTAACAIPANSPAAPPPSP; from the coding sequence GTGACAGACACATTCGTCTACGACGGCGACTGCGCCTTCTGCACGATGTGCGCCCGCTTCCTGGAGCGCTGGATCCCCACCAAGGCCGTGGTCATCCCGTGGCAGTTCGCGGACCTGACCACCCTGCGCCTGACCCGCGCCGAGTGCGTGGAAGCGGTCCAATGGTCCCCGGCCGAGGGCCCGACGGCCGCGGGCCCGGTAGCCATCGCCCGGCTGCTCGGCACCAGCACGGCGCCATGGCGCCTGGCCGGCCGAGTCCTCGGTCTGCGCCCGGTGACGGCGGTGGCGTGGCCGCTCTACCGCTGGGTGGCCCGCAACCGCCACCGCCTCCCCGGGGGGACCGCGGCGTGCGCCATCCCGGCCAACTCACCCGCCGCCCCACCACCATCTCCCTGA
- a CDS encoding D-alanine--D-alanine ligase family protein codes for MKIAVLYGGRSGEHEVSRNSAASIIANLGPAYDVTEVLIGRDGQWHVDQTPVDLAGALNELTHQDVVFPALHGPYGEDGTVQAVLEWIGVPYVGNGVLASAAGMDKAVTKTLLAAEGLRVAGGVTLRAGQHPTDTDQRLPVFVKPARAGSSLGVSRVTDWWQLPEALATARMFDDKVLIEPAIRGREVDVGVLEHPDGRVEAGPPLEINVTGEGFFDYDAKYRAGGAHFQIPAHLDPAMTETLKDRAIRAFQALGCRGLIRVDFFLPDDEDEPVVNEVNTFPGFTSQSQYPQIWQRAGIAYPELLDILIAGALRNRQGRSAVPGAARR; via the coding sequence ATGAAGATCGCTGTGTTGTACGGCGGCCGCAGTGGCGAGCACGAGGTGTCCCGAAACTCCGCGGCGAGCATCATCGCGAACCTAGGCCCCGCGTACGACGTGACCGAGGTGTTGATCGGCCGCGACGGGCAGTGGCACGTCGACCAGACGCCCGTCGACCTCGCCGGCGCACTTAACGAGCTGACCCACCAGGACGTCGTCTTCCCCGCCCTGCACGGCCCCTACGGGGAGGACGGCACCGTGCAGGCCGTGCTGGAGTGGATCGGCGTCCCGTACGTCGGTAACGGGGTGCTCGCCAGCGCCGCCGGTATGGACAAGGCGGTCACCAAGACCCTGCTCGCCGCCGAAGGCCTGCGGGTGGCCGGCGGCGTGACCCTGCGCGCGGGCCAGCACCCGACGGACACCGACCAGCGGCTCCCCGTGTTCGTCAAGCCCGCCCGCGCCGGGTCGAGCCTCGGCGTCTCCCGGGTCACCGACTGGTGGCAGCTTCCGGAAGCGCTCGCCACGGCGCGCATGTTCGACGACAAGGTGCTGATCGAGCCCGCCATCCGCGGCCGCGAGGTCGACGTCGGCGTGTTGGAGCATCCGGACGGCCGCGTCGAGGCCGGCCCGCCGCTGGAGATCAACGTGACCGGCGAGGGGTTCTTCGACTACGACGCGAAATACCGCGCTGGCGGCGCCCACTTCCAGATCCCGGCCCATCTCGACCCCGCGATGACCGAAACGTTGAAGGACCGGGCGATCCGCGCATTCCAGGCGCTCGGGTGCCGCGGCCTGATCCGGGTCGACTTCTTCCTGCCCGACGACGAGGACGAGCCCGTCGTCAACGAGGTCAACACGTTCCCGGGGTTCACGAGCCAGTCGCAGTACCCGCAGATCTGGCAGCGGGCCGGCATCGCCTACCCGGAACTCCTGGACATCCTCATCGCCGGCGCCCTCAGAAATCGGCAGGGCAGGTCAGCGGTCCCCGGCGCTGCTCGCCGTTGA
- a CDS encoding response regulator transcription factor has product MSRVLLIEDHHTVREGLRIALTRQGHAVEAVDSGERALAHLSSAAADVVVLDLMLPGMDGFEVCRRIRATQDLPIIMLTARDDDMDVVAGLEAGADDYVVKPVQARVLEARIRAVLRRTNARSPEPAAAVEKHGDLSIDRAALVVRKGGEPVTLAPTELRLLLELSATPGRVHSRQQLLEAVWEQGYLGDSRLVDACVQRLRAKIEDDTTAPVYVQTVRGFGYRFGPL; this is encoded by the coding sequence ATGTCACGGGTGCTGCTGATCGAGGACCACCACACGGTGCGGGAAGGTCTGCGGATCGCGCTCACCCGGCAGGGCCACGCCGTCGAGGCGGTCGACAGCGGCGAGCGCGCCCTGGCGCACCTCTCCTCCGCCGCGGCCGACGTCGTCGTGCTCGACCTGATGCTGCCCGGCATGGACGGCTTCGAGGTCTGCCGCCGCATCCGGGCGACCCAGGATCTGCCGATCATCATGCTCACCGCCCGCGACGACGACATGGACGTGGTGGCCGGGCTCGAGGCCGGCGCCGACGACTACGTGGTCAAGCCGGTGCAGGCCCGCGTGCTCGAGGCGCGGATCCGGGCGGTGCTCCGGCGCACCAACGCGCGGTCCCCCGAGCCGGCCGCCGCGGTCGAGAAGCACGGCGACCTCAGCATCGACCGGGCCGCCCTCGTGGTTCGCAAGGGTGGCGAGCCCGTCACCCTCGCCCCGACCGAGCTGCGCCTCCTGCTCGAGCTGTCCGCGACGCCAGGCCGGGTGCACAGCCGCCAGCAGCTCCTCGAGGCCGTGTGGGAGCAGGGCTACCTCGGCGACTCGCGGCTGGTCGACGCGTGCGTGCAGCGGCTCCGGGCGAAGATCGAAGACGACACCACGGCCCCGGTGTACGTGCAGACGGTGCGCGGCTTCGGCTACCGGTTCGGGCCGCTGTGA
- the alr gene encoding alanine racemase, with amino-acid sequence MVDLDAIAGNVRAIAAMTRTDVMAVVKADGFGHGAVPVARAALAGGATWLGVTSSAEALALRDGGITAPILSWLHRVDEDFEPVLAAGVDVAVSTVPHLRAVAAAAARRHSVAMVQLKVDTGLSRNGARGSDWVDLVALARAYEMAGSVKVRGVWSHLADADQPGSPLLHGQVTAFRSAVRLARAAGLDPVLLHLANSAAAISAPATRFDICRIGLALYGAHPAANLRPAMALRSTVVNLKQVPAGTGVSYGPDHVTQRPTTLALVPIGFADGLPRAAEGRAEVWVGGARCPVVGRIAMDQCVVDVGDRPVRLGDPVTVFGPGPDAPTAADWARWAGTNPNDILTGIGPRVARRYQEVAA; translated from the coding sequence GTGGTCGATCTCGATGCGATCGCCGGGAACGTGCGGGCGATCGCGGCTATGACCAGGACCGACGTGATGGCCGTCGTGAAGGCTGACGGGTTCGGGCACGGGGCCGTGCCGGTCGCTCGGGCCGCGCTCGCCGGCGGGGCCACCTGGCTCGGGGTCACCTCGTCGGCCGAGGCGCTGGCCTTGCGGGACGGCGGCATCACCGCGCCGATCCTGAGCTGGTTGCATCGCGTCGACGAGGATTTCGAGCCTGTGCTCGCCGCGGGGGTCGACGTCGCGGTCAGCACGGTGCCGCATCTGCGGGCCGTGGCCGCCGCGGCCGCGCGGCGGCACTCCGTCGCCATGGTGCAGCTCAAGGTCGATACCGGGTTGTCGCGCAACGGCGCCCGGGGGAGTGACTGGGTCGATCTCGTCGCGTTGGCGCGGGCCTATGAGATGGCCGGGAGCGTCAAGGTACGGGGCGTCTGGTCACATCTGGCCGACGCCGATCAGCCGGGGTCGCCGCTTCTGCACGGGCAGGTGACCGCGTTCCGGTCCGCGGTCCGGCTGGCCCGTGCGGCCGGGCTCGATCCGGTCCTGTTGCATCTCGCCAACTCGGCGGCCGCCATCTCCGCCCCGGCGACCCGGTTCGACATCTGCCGCATCGGGCTCGCCCTCTACGGCGCGCACCCCGCCGCGAACCTGCGGCCAGCCATGGCGCTGCGGTCCACCGTCGTCAACCTGAAACAGGTACCGGCCGGCACTGGCGTCTCCTACGGCCCGGACCACGTCACCCAACGACCCACCACGCTCGCGCTCGTGCCGATCGGCTTCGCCGACGGGCTGCCGCGCGCCGCGGAGGGACGGGCCGAGGTCTGGGTCGGTGGCGCCCGCTGCCCGGTGGTCGGGCGGATCGCGATGGACCAGTGCGTCGTCGACGTCGGCGACCGGCCCGTGCGGCTCGGCGACCCGGTCACCGTGTTCGGACCCGGGCCCGACGCGCCGACCGCCGCCGACTGGGCCCGGTGGGCCGGCACCAACCCGAACGACATCTTGACCGGCATCGGCCCCCGGGTCGCCCGGCGCTACCAGGAGGTGGCGGCATGA
- a CDS encoding HAMP domain-containing sensor histidine kinase yields the protein MTGWTLGLRGRLLLAFAVLGLTSTALVAGVSYGQARTVILQKAQDAAVLSLVDEVSRLPSVAQLPPSVPQLDAIARDLSQGPDAAVVLYRDAYSSAGLAAEEISADLRAAVPEGNVVWQRVSGPGGNPMLVIGTELRARRPDGGSEPTGIEIYRLHSLAEEQHSIDQLAALAWSTGAASLVLAVLLALLAARGVLRPVRELGRAARRLGEGDLHSRATVRGTDELAGVALIFNQTAERLERQVGELRRMEADARRFVADVSHELRTPLAAMTAVTDVLDEESARLPGDAGKAARLVSQETQNLAQLVEDLIEISRFDAGTAALSRDDIDVAGAVRATLRARGWTDQVDTDLPDGIVARLDPRRLDVIVANLVGNALRHGAAPVTVRLRAPQGWVELTVADHGPGLAPDVRDRVFDRFYKADTARSRSDGAGLGLAIALANARLHGGTLVAGNRSPQGAVFTLRLPTTGVAS from the coding sequence GTGACCGGTTGGACCCTCGGGTTACGCGGCCGGCTGCTGCTCGCGTTCGCGGTGCTCGGACTGACCTCCACGGCGCTGGTCGCCGGGGTCAGCTACGGCCAGGCCCGCACGGTAATCCTGCAGAAGGCGCAGGACGCGGCCGTGCTCTCGCTGGTCGACGAGGTGTCCCGGCTGCCGTCGGTGGCCCAGCTTCCGCCGTCCGTTCCGCAGCTGGATGCCATCGCGCGTGACCTGTCCCAAGGGCCTGATGCGGCCGTGGTGCTCTACCGGGACGCGTACTCCTCCGCCGGCCTCGCGGCCGAGGAGATCTCGGCGGACCTGCGGGCGGCCGTGCCCGAGGGCAACGTCGTCTGGCAACGGGTCTCCGGCCCGGGCGGCAACCCCATGCTGGTGATCGGCACCGAGCTGCGGGCGCGACGGCCCGACGGCGGGTCGGAGCCGACCGGCATCGAGATCTACCGGCTGCACTCGCTGGCCGAGGAGCAGCACAGCATCGACCAGCTCGCCGCGCTGGCCTGGTCGACCGGCGCCGCCTCGCTGGTGCTGGCCGTGCTGCTGGCCCTGCTCGCCGCCCGTGGCGTGCTGCGGCCGGTGCGCGAGCTCGGCCGGGCGGCCCGCCGGCTCGGCGAGGGCGACCTGCACAGCCGGGCGACCGTGCGCGGCACCGACGAGCTGGCCGGCGTCGCGCTGATCTTCAATCAGACGGCCGAGCGGCTGGAGCGGCAGGTGGGCGAGCTGCGCCGGATGGAGGCGGACGCGCGGCGGTTCGTGGCCGACGTTTCGCACGAGCTGCGTACGCCGCTGGCCGCGATGACCGCGGTCACCGACGTGCTCGACGAGGAGTCGGCCCGGCTGCCCGGCGACGCGGGAAAGGCGGCCCGGCTGGTCAGCCAGGAGACGCAGAACCTGGCGCAGCTCGTGGAGGACCTGATCGAGATCAGCCGGTTCGACGCCGGGACGGCCGCGCTGTCCCGCGACGACATCGACGTGGCCGGCGCGGTCCGGGCCACGCTGCGGGCGCGCGGGTGGACCGACCAGGTCGACACCGACCTGCCGGACGGGATCGTGGCCCGCCTCGACCCGCGTCGCCTCGACGTCATCGTGGCCAACCTGGTCGGCAACGCGTTGCGGCACGGCGCGGCCCCGGTGACGGTGCGGTTGCGGGCGCCGCAGGGCTGGGTGGAGCTGACGGTCGCCGACCACGGGCCAGGGCTGGCGCCGGACGTACGCGATCGGGTGTTCGACCGGTTCTACAAGGCGGACACCGCCCGGAGCCGCTCGGACGGCGCGGGACTGGGGCTGGCCATCGCGCTGGCCAACGCCCGGCTGCACGGCGGCACGCTGGTCGCCGGCAACCGGTCGCCGCAGGGCGCGGTGTTCACGCTGCGCCTGCCCACCACGGGGGTCGCGTCGTGA